From the genome of Natrinema marinum:
ATCCGTTCGCCGGCGGTGGCGGCTCACCGTTCCCCGGTAGCGAGGACGGACAGGGCGGACCGCTCGGCGGGATGGGGGAGCTACTCGGCGGCGAGTCGCCGATGGACGCCCTCTTCGGCGGTGCGATGCCCGGTGCCGACGAGGCCGCCGCGATGCAGCTCTTGCTCGAGTACATGGACGACCCACGCTTCGAGCGCGTGGTCGTCGACACGGCACCGACCGGCCATACCCTCCGGCTGCTCCAGTTACCCGAGATCATGGACACGATGATGGGCCGCCTGATGAAGTTCCGCCAGCGAATCGGCGGGATGCTCGACGGGGTAAAGGGGATGTTCGGCGGGGGCGAGGCCCCGGACGACGGCGAGGATCTCGAGGACCTGGAGGTGCTGCGCGAGCGCATCGAGCGGCTGCGAGCGGCGCTGCGCGATCCCGCGCGGACGGACTTCCGGATCGTCATGGTTCCCGAGGAGATGAGCGTCTTCGAGTCCAAGCGCCTGCGCCAGCGACTCGACGAGTTCGAGATTCCGGTCGGCACCGTCGTCGTAAACCGCGTGATGGAGCCGCTCTCGAACGTCACCGACGACGTGGAAGGCGAGTTCCTGCAGCCGAACCTCGACGATTGTGAGTTCTGCCAGCGGCGCTGGGACGTTCAGCAGTCGGCGCTGGCCGAGGCCCAAGAGCTGTTCCGCGGTACCGATGTCCGGCGTGTCCCCCTGTTCGCCGAGGAAGTTCGTGGCGAGGGGATGCTCGAGGTCGTCGCAGCCTGTCTGCGGTAGTGGGTGTTCGACCCCGTCTGCGTAGTTGGAACTCGACTACCAGCCAGGGGTTCGAGGATGAGCCATCCGAGTAGCGGTAAGGACACCGTTTGCATCCGCGAGCGCCAGAGGCGCGAGCGGGCCGACGACTGACCCGGAAAGCGCGGCGCTACGCGCCGCGGCGAGGCGAGCGGCAACGTCGCGAGCCAGGGGTAGGAGGAGTGCTTTTCATCAAAGTTTTGCCGAGGGTGCGCCCCCGGGCGCACCCGCAGCGCAAAAGTTCGTTAGTCGTCCGCGTGGAGCGGCTGTCCGCCCAGATCGGGGCGGCTCACGTCGCGGTCGGTCTCCTCACCCTCGATGTCGTAGGGGTACTCGCCGGTGACACAGCCGAGACAGAGGTCGATGCGCTCTTTCTCGAGCACCGCTGCGACGGCGTCGGTCGAGAGGTACGCGAGGCTGTCGGCGGCGATCTCGTCGCGGATTTCGCCGGTCGTCTTGTCGGCGGCGATGAGCTCCTCGCGGGTGGCCATGTCGATTCCCATGTAGCAGGGGGCGACGATCGCCGGCGCGCCGATGCGGACGTGGACTTCCTCGGCCCCGCAGTCTCTGAGGAGTTGGACGAGCTGCGTCGAGGTCGTCCCGCGGACGATCGAGTCGTCGATGACGGTGACCGTCTTCCCCTCGATGGTGGACTTGATCGGGTTGAGCTTCAGTCGGACCGCGCGCTCGCGCTCGTCTTGGGTCGGCATGATAAAGGTGCGGCCGACGTAGCGGTTTTTCATCAGCCCCTCTGCGAACTCGACGCCGTCGTCGTCGGCGTCGCGGGGGGCACCGTCGGCGGTCGTCTCGCTCGCCGCGTCGGCGTAGCCAGAGGCGAACGCGCGCCCGGAGTCGGGCACCGGCATCACGACGTCGGTCTCGACGCCGCTTTCCTCCCAGAGCTTGCGCCCGAGTTCGCGCCGGGCCTCGTAGACCAGCGTCTCGTCGATGACGCTGTCGGGTCGCGCGAAGTAGACGTGTTCGAAGAAGCAGTGAGCGGTGTTTTCGTTCTCGACGAGCTGATAGGTATCGAAGCCTTGGCCGTCATCTTGGAGGACGACGAGTTCCCCCGGCCGCACGTCGCGGACCAGATCGCCGTCTAACGTGTCGATCGCCGCCGACTCGGAGGCGAGGATGTACCCGTCCTCGAGTTCGCCGATGCAGAGCGGCCGGTTCCCTTGCGGGTCGCGAACGCCGAGGATGGTGTCGTCGTGGCTGATCGTCAGCGAGTACGAGCCGTGGATGCGCCCCATCGTGCGCTTGACCGCCCGGACCAGATCCTCCTCGAGGAGGTTCCGTGCGAGGTCGTGGGCGATGACCTCGGTGTCGCCGTCGCTGGTGAAGGCGTGGCCCGCGGCGGCGAGTTCGTCGCGGATCTCGTCGGCGTTGACGAGGTTGCCGTTGTGGCTGAGCCCGAGCGAACCGCTCTTGAACGAAACGGAAAACGGCTGTGCACAGGAGGAGTCGACGGAGCCGGCCGTCGGATACCGAACGTGCCCGATCCCGGCCGCCCCGTTGAGCGTATCGAGGTCGTCCTCGCCGAAGGCATCGCCCACGAGCCCCATTTCGACGTGGCTGTGCTGCTGGAAGCCGTCGTGAGTGACGATCCCCGCCGACTCCTGACCGCGGTGCTGGAGTGCGTAGAGCGCGTAGTACAACGGTCGTGCCGCGTCCCGACCGTCGAGTGAGACGCCGACGACGCCACACTTTTCGGTCATTCCTGTTCGCCGGGGAGTCTCGCCCCGCCCATCAGTCATGGGAGTCAGTAGGGCAGCGAGCCGATAAAAATCCCCGTGTTTGTGCTTCTTCGACTCGAGAGGAACCGCGTTGATACCCACGTTCGTGGATATGTTCGGCGGAACGACGCCGTGACGACGATTCGTCGGGAAGCAGCCGCGACCGATCGCCCCACCGCGGTTGGTCGACGTTGACTCAGCGACTGGATGCCCGGCCCACGCACGAACGTGAACAGCTCTCGTTGTATCGAGTTCGCGACGCACGCGGGTGTGCGAGGCACAGCGTTCAAGAGCGTCGCCTCGAGTCCAACTGGTATGCGACTCGAGGAGTACTGGGGTGTCGGCCCGAAGACGCGGGAGACGCTGGTCGACGAGCTGGGGCGGGAGGAAGCGATCCGGGCGATCGAGAGCGGCGACGTGCGGGCGCTCGTCGACGCCGGGCTCGCCCGCGGGCGAGCGACGCGAATTCTACGCCGCGCGACCGGGGGTGCGGGGATCGACGTGCTGTCGACGAGCGACGCCCGCTCGGCGTACAAGGAACTGCTCGACCTCGCGGTCGACCACGCGGTCACGCAGCGTGCGGCCGACCGGATCCGCGTGCTCACGCCGCTTGCGAGCCGCGACGCGATGGAAGATCGGCTCGAGGACGTGCTCGCCGCGCGGGACGCTTGGGCCGACCTCGCGGAGGGAGACCGCGAGGCGGTCCTCCAGGCCTACGAGCGCTACGACGCACGCGACGGCAGCGAGCACGCGGCCGTCGAGGCCGCGCTGGCGCTGCTCGAGGCCGGAGTCGACTCCGGGCCGTTCGCGGCGATCGCCGACCTCGAGCGCGACCGACTCGCCGAGGCGGCCGACGCGCTGGCGGCCCTCGACGGCGGTCGCGTCCGCGAGGGGGCCGACGAGGAACTCGACCGCCTCCGCGATGCGTTAGGCGCGGTCGAAGACATGGACGCGAGCGCCCTCGAGCTGATCGACGAACTGCGTTCGGAGGGCGTCCGGGACGTGGAGGGCTTTCGCCAGTCCTTCGAGGACCGCTTACTGAGCGAGACGGACGTGACGATCGATCGGGTCCGCAACGCCATGCCGGGCGACGCGACCGACGCGACGGACTTCGTCGGTGCCACGTTGCGAACCCTCCGGAGCGAACTCACCGCCGCGATCGACGAACGCGAGGTGTTGGTCGCGAGCGACCTCAAGGGGACGCTCGCGGAGAACCGCGACGCCGTCGATCGGGCCGTGTCGGCGGTCGACGACATCGCGCTCCACCTCTCGTTAGCGCGCTTTGCCCTCGAGTACGACTGCACGCGGCCAGTGTTTCGCGACGGCGAAGACGCCGCAGTCTCAGTCGTCAACGCCCGCAACCTCACCCTCGCCGCGCGCGACGACGAGTCGGTGCAGCCGGTCACCTACGCGCTCGGCGATCACGACGTGACGAGCGTCCCGGCCGGCGTGAACACGGTTCCCGACCAGGAACGCGTCGCCGTCCTGACAGGAGCCAACAGCGGCGGGAAGACAACCCTGCTCGAGACGCTGTGCCAGATCGTCCTGCTGGCGACGATGGGACTGCCGGTCCCCGCGGATCGGGCCGAGGTGACACCTGTCGACTCGCTGGTCTTCCATCGCCGGCACGCGAGTTTCAACGCCGGCGTCCTCGAGTCGACGCTACGCTCGATCGTTCCGCCGCTGTCCTTGGGCGGGCGCACCCTGATGCTGGTCGACGAGTTCGAGGCGATCACGGAACCCGGCAGCGCGGCCGACCTGCTACACGGGCTGGTCACGCTCTCGGTCGACCGCGAGGCGCTGGGCGTGTTCGTCACTCACCTCGCGGACGATCTGGAGCCGCTGCCGCCCGAAGCGCGCGTCGACGGCATCTTCGCGGAGGGACTGAATCCCGACCTCGAGTTGCTCGTCGACTACCAGCCCCGTTTCGGCACCGTCGGCCGGTCGACGCCGGAGTTCATCGTCTCGCGGCTCGTCGCGAACGCGAGCGATCGGAGCGAGCGCGCCGGCTTCGAGACGCTGGGTGAGGCCGTCGGCAACGAGGTCGTCCAGCGCACGCTCGCGGACGCCCGCTGGGCAACCGGCGAGTGATCAGCGCGACCCGTAGCGCTCGTCGTCGTCCGTCCCGGCTCTGTCGTCGACCTCCCGGCCCCACTCCGTTCGGTCCTCGCCGCCTCGCAGGCGGTCCTCGAGCCAGCGGTCGGACGGCGGGGCGTCCGCCACCCCCGAGCCGTCCGCCGACGAGTCGCCGTAGGTGTAGACGATGCCGACGTACTCCTCGCAGACGCGGGCCTCGAGATAGGCCTGCGCCGCTCGCCGGGAGAGGACCCCCATCTCGACGATATCGGCCAGCGCGGTCTTGGTCGCGCGAAACCAGTGCCTGATCGCGCCGTCGTCTGTGCGGTCGACCGCGACGATCGCTCCGCGGTCGCCGTTCCGGCCGTCACCCCACTCGAGCCAGCAGACGTAGTAGGCGTCGACCCGATAGGCCGCCGCCGGCGAGACGAGGTAAAGCGTCTCGTAGACGCAGGGATCGAGGTGGTCAGTCAGAATCCGGTCGCGGGTGACCGACGCCGCCAGTACCTCGCTCTCGACCGCGCCGTCGGCCAGCGGCGTCGACGCGCTTATTTCGGCAGCGAGCGAGAGCGTCTCGCCGCCCCAGTGGCTGTATCGGAGGTCGTAGCGCCCGTCCAGTCGCCGGTAGGCGACCAGCGCCCTATGCCCCATCGTCCACCCGGTCGGGACGGCACGGGTCGGTCGGTGCTGCGCTCGAGCGGGAGTCGATGTCGCGGGTCACGGGCGGTCTGGCCGCCCGTCCGTACTTGAACCTCCGGACGGGACTTCGGCGGACTCGATCGGTCAGTCGCAAGCAGCGGCGACCAGTTCGTGTCGGCTCGGATCACCGACCGGCCCATCGGCGTCGACCGGCTGCTCGAAACGGTACACGGTCACCGACTTGACGCCGTCGGGAGCGCGCTCGCAGAAGTACGCGGCCGCCGGCTCGAGGTGGGCGTCGGCACCCTGGACCTTCGTCCCGTACCGCTTCCAGAGCGTCGTCGGATACCGACTCATGGCGTTCGGCGGGCGGTCGAAGTCCACCGCCTCCCCGTCGACCAGATCGATCGCCGGCGCGGCCCCGCGCTCGGCTTCGACGACGTACCAGCTGTAAGAGTCCGGTGGATTCGGTGCGAAGAAGCCCCAGCTCGAGCGCTCGAGGACGCTTCCCTCGTCGTCTGACGGCGCGTCGACGAATCCCATCGCGGCCAGCTGCCAGCTCATCACCGCGAGGAGAAATCCGGCGAGAAAGATCGTCGCGAGAAGGCGAGTTCCGCGTCGAACGGAAGGAGAGACGGAACGCGGCAGCGGCGATCCGGCGTCGTCGTTTCGGCCCACGGGGAACGACGAGAGACGGCGCTCGAGCCGACTCCCCGAAACGAGCCGGTCGAGGCGGTCCCAGACCGGTGACGGGAGGTACAACAGCAGCGCGGCGATCATAACGAACGGGAAGGCTCCCAATCGCATCGTCGCGGCCATGCTGAGGTGAGCGCAGACGAACGCGGCGACGATCGCGGTTCGGAGTCGGCCGGTCGCGAGGACGAGCAACACCGACGCGGTCAACACCCCGGTCCAGAGCCAATTGATCGCGGTGAGCACCGCGGAGAGTTCTGCGACGGCCGGCCCGAGCAGATAGACGAAGTCCTCGAGTTGGAAGATGCGCCGGACCGCGACGCCACGCATCCACGCGTCGCTTCGAAACTTGAGGGCCGCGTTGAGCGCGTAGACGACCGCGACGTGGACGAGTACCGTCGCGGTCGCCGCCGAGAGTACGCGCGGCTTTTCGAACGCGCGCTCGGCGGCAGAGCCGCGCTCGAGCGGGCGACGATGGAGCGCCCACCGCGACTCGAGCGGCAGGAACGCGGCGAGCAGGAGCAGCGAGACGAGGATCGTATCGCCGCCGTTGACCAGGTACGGATTGCGGGCGTACAGCGACGCGAGGAGGAGCGCCGAGGCGAGCGCTGCGAGTCGGGACCGGTAGCCGACGAGCAGACAAACGGCGACCACAGCGCCGAGCGCGAACAGCAGGGTCTGGGCCCACGCTGCGCCCGAGAGTGCGTGGAGGGACCACCGCGCGAGTCCGGGAGACAGCTCCGCGAGCGCAGATCGGGGCAAGACGCCGTCATCCGTGTAAAACGTTCGTATCCCCGGCGCTCGAACGACGAGCAGGTCGAGGAGGACGACGAGCGCCAGGCCGATGCGGAACGCGGCTATCGCTCGCGGATCGATGCCGAGGCGTGACCGGGCGGCCGCTCGTAGCCAACGTGTCGGCGTCTCGCCACGGTCCGAAGCCGTTGTTTCGAGGTGCGGAGGTGACATGGGGACCGGTGGAACCGACTCCTGATTGTCAGGAGTGATATAAGTGTTTTCTCCCTCACAGTCCGTTGTCGAAAATTCGAACCGATCGCCGACCGCGGGCACAACATCGAAATCCCGTCGCGTCCTACTGGCACTCGTATGGGAACGCGGACGGCGTACGACGCGGTCATCTTCGACAACGACGGCGTATTGACGACGCCGACGAATCGGCCCGTCCTGGTCGACGCGATGCGCGACGCCTTCGATATGGTCGGCGTGGCCGACCCGCCCGTCGACCACGTCGAGACGCTACTCGGTCCAACGGTCGATTCGTTACGCCGGGTCGCGGACGGACACGGTATCGATCCCGACCGGCTCTGGCGAGCCCGGGAGACGGCCGCGATCGACGCCCAACTCGCGGAACTCCGGTCGGGAAGAAAGGCGACCTACGACGACGTGACGGCGCTCGAGTCGCTGTCGATCCCGACCGGGATCGTCAGCAACAACCAGCACGAGACGATCGCGAACATCCTCGAGCACTGTGAACTCGAACCGTTCGACGTCTGGTACGGCCGCGAGCCGACGCTCGAGGGGATCGAACGCAAGAAGCCGACGCCGTACTACCTCGAGCGAGCGCTCGCGGACCTCGGCGTCGAGAACCCGCTGTTCGTCGGCGACAGCCGGGCCGATATCGGCGCGGCGGACGCGGTGGGGATCGACGCGGTCTTTCTCCGACGCGATCACCGGGCCGGCTACGAGCTGTCGACCGAGCCGACACACGAACTCGAGTCGCTTGCGGCGCTTTCCGACCTGATCTGACGGGGTCGCACGTCCCGACGAGGAGACAACCGAATCGGACTGAATCAGGCGGTCGCGGTCGCCGCCCGTTCTGCCCGCGCCGCGATCGCCTCGTTCATCGCGACGAACGCCCGCTCTACGCGGGCGCGGTCGAACACCAGCGGGACGAGCGCGCCACGAACCGTCTCCCGCTGCAGCAGGCGCGTGCGCCGACCGTCCTCGATCGGCTCGAGGCGGAACTCGTGGTAACGATCGAGCGCGAAAGGGACGACGAACCGGTCGAGCCAGGCGAGCCGTCGGTCCGGCTCGACCGCGACCACCGACGACTCGACTGATCGACGGCCGCGACCGGGCGTCGGGCTCCAGCCCCGTCGGTCGTCGCGCCCGACGCTCACGCCCTCGACCGTCCGACCGATCGGGTCCCACTCCGGATACGCCTCGAACGATCGCAGGGCGTCCCAGACGACCGCGGGCGGCGCGTCGATCTCGACGAACACCTCGACTTCGTCCATGCGGTAATGCACGTCACGCGATAGCATGGCTATATCGGTCACCGGTCGCGACGGTCCGTGCATCGATCATTTCAGCGGAGCGCGCTGTCGTTGAACCGCCGGTTCATCGAGCCAGCGCGCCGCCGGTTCCTCCCGGAACTCACCACTGAGGGGGCGGTGCACAGTCGGGAGAGGTTACGCGTTTCGGGCTCTTAACTCGAGGAAATAGGCGTGTGACTGCTATCGCCGCGTGATCGAAACCCGTCGGACCGCAACCCCCTTCTGCGACCGGCACTCAAAACCGCACATGGACGGATCGGATCGTGGACTCTCTCGGCGCGCGGTCGTCAGAAGCGCAGTCGCCATCGGTGGCGCGAGCGCGCTTTCCGCCTGCCTCCAGCGCGAGGAACCCGAGGACGTCCCTCGGGCCACTCGCTCGCCCGACGAACTCCCCCGCCGCCAGCACGCCTGGAACGAGTTCCTCTCGACGGACGATCACGGCAACGTCCGCCCGCCCGAACACCACCTCCTGCTCGGCCTCGAGTACGTCGGCGACGGCCCCGCCGACGCGGCCGCCGAGCGCGAGCAACTCGAGGCCGCGTTCCGGACGCTCGAGCGGGCCTACAAGCGCGGGAACGATGGGCTGGTGTTCGCGATGGGTTACGGCCCGGCGTACTTCGACCGGTTCGACGCCGATCTTCGGGGCGTCGACCTCCCCGACCCCGAAGCGCTCGCGCCGATCGAAGATCCCGAACTCGACGAGTACGACGCCTTGCTCCACCTGGCCAGCGACTACGGCCACGTCACCCTGAGCGCGGAGGAGGCCCTGACGGGCGAACTCGAAGAACTGAACGGCCTCGAGGTAGCGGGAACGTTCGACGGCGTCTTCGAGGTCGGCGAGCGCCGGTCCGGCTTCATCGGTGCCGGGATGCCGGCCGAGCGCCAGTCCGGTGTCGGCGGCATTCCGGACAGCGATCCGGTCCCCGAAGACGCGCCGATGTTCATGGGCTTCAAGACCGGCTTCGAGCAAAATCAGGCGAGCGAGGACCGCGTGACGATCCCGGAGGGGCCGTTCGCCGGGGGAACGACGATCCACCTCTCGAAGATCCAACTGCACCTCCACCAGTGGTACGAACAGGACAGCCGCAGCCAGCGCGTCGCCAAGATGTTCTCGCCGACCCACGCGGCGGACGACCTCGTCGAAGGGGTCGGCGAAAATCTCGGCGACTCGAGCGGGATCACCGAAATCTCCGGCAGTGCGGCCGAAGACGCTCGCAACGAGGGGACGGTCGGCCACGCCCAGAAGGCCGCCCGCGCCCGCGAGGACGGCGAGCCGATCCTCCTCCGGCGGGACTTCGATTCGACCGACGACGACACGGCAAGTACCCACTTCCTCTCACTACAGCGCTCGATCGCCGACTTCGTGAAGACCCGCGAGGCGATGACTGGCTCCGATCTCACCGACGGAGCCGTCGGCCCGCTGACGAACAACGGTATCCTCCAGTATCTCACCGTCCGCAACCGGGCGAACTACCTCGTTCCACCGCGAGGACTTCGATCCCTGCCCGCGCCGAACCCGCAGTAGCGGACTCTCGCAGACTCGTTTGTTCGCCCGGCTATCGCGCTCGAGGCGACCGTCGATCGAGTCGACGATCCCTGCACCGGATGCACACGAGCCGCGAGCGCCAGCCGATCGATCAGCGATCGGTTCCGCCTTCCCTAGGGTCTTTGCCTTCGAGAGCCACCTAAAACCGATGCGAGCCGCAGCCTTCACCGAACTGACCGGCCCCGAGGGAGTGAGCGTGATCGAGCGAGACGACCCCGAGCCCGCCCCCGGCGAGGCGCTGGTCGACGTCGAGGCTTGCGCGATCAACCGCCACGACCTCTGGATCCTCGAGGGCGATTCCGCGATGGTCGACACCGACGACCTGCCGTTCGTCACCGGACTGGACGTGGCCGGCGTCGTGAGCGAGATCGGCGACGACGTTCGCGGCCTCGAGCCCGGCGACAGGGTCGTTCTCTGTCCGAACCAGACCTGCGGTTCCTGTCGGTTCTGCCACGAGGGCCCGGAGAACATGTGTGAACGGTTCTCGCTGTACCACGGCGGGCTCGCCGAGACCGCCCGCGTGCAGGCCGACCGGCTCATTCCGCTGCCCGAGGGCGTCGACGCGACGACCGCCGCCGCGATCCCGACGGCATACATGACCGCCTACCACATGCTCAGACGGGCCGAGGTCGGCCCCACTGATCTCGTCTTCGTCCCCGGCGCGACCGGCGGCGTCGGGGTCGCCGCGATCCAACTCGCAGAGATCCTCGGCGCCGAGACGATCGGCACCTCCTCGTCGGCGTCGAAACTCGAGCGCGTGCGCGACCTCGGGCTCGATCACGGCATCGAATCGACCGACATCGACGAGATCCGCGAGGCGGTCGATGCGATCGGCGAACCGGACGCGGTGATCAACCACCTCGGCGGTGAGTTCACCGACCTCGGTCAGGCCGTCATGCGCCGCGGCGGTCGAATGGTCGTCTGCGGCCGCACCGCCGGCGGCGAGTCGACGATCCGCGTGGCGAACCTCTTCCTCGGCCACAAGCGCGTCATCGGCTCCACGATGGGTACCCAGGACGACCTCCGGCGGCTCGTCGAGCTCACCGCCGACGGCGAACTGGCACCCGCGATCGACGAGACGTACCCGCTCGAGGACACCGACGACGCCTTCGCGGCCATGCAGAACCGCGACAGCGTCGGTAAGATCGTCGTCGAACCGTAGGTTCGCGCCCCGTCCGCCGCCGTATTTCTGCTGACCGACTTTCCCACCGCCGGGCGGGAATGAAAGGGGCGACGGCGCTTTCGGGATCGTGTTGTCCGAATTCGTATCGTGGACACTCTCCTCTTTCGTAGCGCGTACGGCCGTTATTCGTTCCGGACCAGTTCTTCGGACGAGGCAAGAAGGCGCTGGCCCGACCTATTTCAGCCCGTTCGCTGTCCGTCCCGTATGACGAACATCGCGATCACCGGCGCGGCGGGCAACGTCGGCCGCGAGGCCATCGACGCCTTCCCGGACGACCACCACGACCTCACGCTCTTCACCCACAGCGAGACCGAGGATCTCGAGTCCGAGCCCCTCGAGATCACCGACGCATCGGCGTTTACCGACGCGCTCGAGGACCAGGACGTGCTGATCCACCTCGCGGCCAACGCCTCGCCGCGGGCGTCGTGGGACGAGGTGCGCGGGCCGAACGTCGACGGGCTCTACAACGCCTTCGAGGCCGCGGCGGAAAACGACGTAGAGCGGGTGGTGTTCGCGAGTTCGAACCACGCGGTCAACATGCGAAACACCGTCTCGCCGATCCGGCCGGAGTCGACGGTCGGGAGCCCCGAAATCGTCCGACCCGAGGATCCGACGGATCCCGATACCTACTACGGCGTCACGAAGGTCTTCGGCGAGGCGATGGGCTCGTACTACGCGAAGCGCCACGGGTTCGACGTGGTGAACCTGCGGATCGGGTGGCTGCTCAGCCGCGACGAACTCCGCCGGGAGTGCGACCAGCGCGACGGGGCCGGCGAGCGCTACGCCCGCGCGATGTGGCTCAGCCCCGACGACTGCCGGCGGCTGCTCGAGGCGGCGGCGACGGCGACGCTCGAGGGCTCGCCGCTGATCGCCCACGGCATCTCGGACAACGCCGAACGGTTCCTCTCGCTGGCCGAGACCATGCAGGCGCTCGGCTACCGGCCGCGAGACGACGCCGAGGCCGTGCTGAGCGACGTGTCGAACGGGCGCGACGGGCTCGAGACGGCGTGAGTTCCGTGAGTCGGCCATCGAACGCGCGGCTCGTTCGTCCTCGCGAGCGATTCACGGATTCGAAAGACGGAATAGCGACACGTTCGTAGCGTCGCACATGTCAGTCAAGGTGTCCGAGTCGACGGGCTACGGGCCGAACACACAGATGTCGCTGTTCGGCTACGTGATGGCCGCGATCCTCGTCATCATGTTGCTCCCGCTGCTTCCGGTCCTCATCCCCGCGTGGATCCTCTGGAAGGTGTTCGTCTCGGACGAGGACAACGAGCACAGCTTCGAAAACTGGCGGCGCGAAACCGGCCACACCGGATCGAGTCGGCTCGAGGCCGAGGAGACCGAAGCCGACGAGACCGAACCGGACGACGCCGAATCCGCCGATGCCGAGACCGACCAGACAGCGGCGGAGTCGTAAGGGCGTTCGTCCTCTCGTTTCTCGTCTCTCTCGAGCGCGCTTTTTTAGTCGTCGGCGCTGGCCGCCGCGACGAGGTCCGACGGCGGCCCACCGGGAAGTTCGTCGCGGTCGTGCGGTGCCTCGAAGTCCAGATCGGGGCCGCGGGCGACGATCCGGTGGGGGTTCACGTCGGGGTGAGTCGTGTAGTAGTGCTCCCTGATGTGGTCCATGTTCACGGTCTCGGCGACGCCGGGCGTCTCACGGGTCGCTTCGCTCCCCGTTCGCTCGTTCGGCGTCTCCTCCCTTCGGTCGGTGACGCCCGTCTGGTACAGATCGCGCAGATACGGCCAGAGGTTGTCGTACTCCCGGATATACTGGACG
Proteins encoded in this window:
- a CDS encoding DUF7405 family protein encodes the protein MDGSDRGLSRRAVVRSAVAIGGASALSACLQREEPEDVPRATRSPDELPRRQHAWNEFLSTDDHGNVRPPEHHLLLGLEYVGDGPADAAAEREQLEAAFRTLERAYKRGNDGLVFAMGYGPAYFDRFDADLRGVDLPDPEALAPIEDPELDEYDALLHLASDYGHVTLSAEEALTGELEELNGLEVAGTFDGVFEVGERRSGFIGAGMPAERQSGVGGIPDSDPVPEDAPMFMGFKTGFEQNQASEDRVTIPEGPFAGGTTIHLSKIQLHLHQWYEQDSRSQRVAKMFSPTHAADDLVEGVGENLGDSSGITEISGSAAEDARNEGTVGHAQKAARAREDGEPILLRRDFDSTDDDTASTHFLSLQRSIADFVKTREAMTGSDLTDGAVGPLTNNGILQYLTVRNRANYLVPPRGLRSLPAPNPQ
- a CDS encoding alcohol dehydrogenase catalytic domain-containing protein, encoding MRAAAFTELTGPEGVSVIERDDPEPAPGEALVDVEACAINRHDLWILEGDSAMVDTDDLPFVTGLDVAGVVSEIGDDVRGLEPGDRVVLCPNQTCGSCRFCHEGPENMCERFSLYHGGLAETARVQADRLIPLPEGVDATTAAAIPTAYMTAYHMLRRAEVGPTDLVFVPGATGGVGVAAIQLAEILGAETIGTSSSASKLERVRDLGLDHGIESTDIDEIREAVDAIGEPDAVINHLGGEFTDLGQAVMRRGGRMVVCGRTAGGESTIRVANLFLGHKRVIGSTMGTQDDLRRLVELTADGELAPAIDETYPLEDTDDAFAAMQNRDSVGKIVVEP
- a CDS encoding NAD-dependent epimerase/dehydratase family protein, giving the protein MTNIAITGAAGNVGREAIDAFPDDHHDLTLFTHSETEDLESEPLEITDASAFTDALEDQDVLIHLAANASPRASWDEVRGPNVDGLYNAFEAAAENDVERVVFASSNHAVNMRNTVSPIRPESTVGSPEIVRPEDPTDPDTYYGVTKVFGEAMGSYYAKRHGFDVVNLRIGWLLSRDELRRECDQRDGAGERYARAMWLSPDDCRRLLEAAATATLEGSPLIAHGISDNAERFLSLAETMQALGYRPRDDAEAVLSDVSNGRDGLETA
- a CDS encoding DUF7535 family protein, with the protein product MSVKVSESTGYGPNTQMSLFGYVMAAILVIMLLPLLPVLIPAWILWKVFVSDEDNEHSFENWRRETGHTGSSRLEAEETEADETEPDDAESADAETDQTAAES